A segment of the Streptomyces sp. ITFR-21 genome:
TCGTACGCCCGGCACGTCGTACGGCCCCGCGGGCGACGGGTGCGTCGTCGGGCCGCGGGGCCGGGGGGTGCCGCGGAGCCTGTCGGGTGGGTCTGCACGGCGTCGCGGGGTCCGCCCGCACGGCTGCCGCGTTCCCGCCGGTCGACGGCACACCGCGCCGCCTCCCTGCCTCCGCCGTGCAGCCGCGACGCACCGGAGCCCGCTTCTCGACCCGCGCAGCTCCACCCGACAGTCCCTAGCGGGCGGCCGGGGTCACCCGTTCACGGCGTAGTTGCCGAACACCGGGTTGAGCAGGCCGATCACGTCGACGGTGTTGCCGGAGACGTTGACCGGCACGTGCACCGGGACCTGCACCAGGTTGCCGGAGCCGACGCCCGGCGACGTGACGGCCGCGCCGTGCGCGCCGGAGTCGGCGGACGCGACGCCGGCTCCGGCGACGGCCAGGCCGCCTGCCACGAGGGTGATGGCCGCGGCCTTCTTCAGGTTCTTCACTGGGAACTTCCTCCTTGCGGGACGCACCGCGGCGTCCGCCGCGGCACGTCCTGCAGAACGGATCGCCACGGGCGGGGATACGCCGTTCGGGCGACATCCACCCGACCGTATGAATCTCGGACCGCCGTGCGCCGGGCGCGCTCGGGCCGGGCGTACCCGCCCGGTGCACGCCGGTGCCCGCCCCCTGTGCGCGCCGCATCCCGCGCGCACCGGTCCCCGGGTCCGGCCGGTGCCCCGGCCCGCTCAGCCGCCGGCCCCGTTGCGTACCGCCCACAGCGCCGCCTGGGTGCGGTCGGCGAGATCCAGCTTCATGAGGATGTTGGACACGTGGGTCTTCACGGTCTTCTCGGAGAGCACCAGCGCGCGGGCGATCTCCCGGTTGGAGCGGCCGTCGGCGATCAGGCCGAGCACCTCGCGCTCCCGTTCGGTGAGGGTGTTGCCGCGGCCGGTGCCGGTGCCGTGGTGGTCCTGGGCGAGCAGCGCGCCGGCCACTTCCGGCTGGAGCAGCACGTGTCCGGCGTGCACCGAGCGGATCGCGTCGGCCAGGGCGACCGGATCGACGTCCTTGTAGACGTATCCGGCGGCGCCGGCCCGCAGCGCGGGCACCACGGTCCGCTGCTCGGTGAAGCTGGTCACGATCAGCACCCGGGCCGGGTTGCCGGCCTCATGCAGCAGCCGCAGCGCCTCGATGCCGTCGGTGCCGGGCATCTTGACGTCCATCAGGATGACGTCCGGCCGCAGCTCCTCG
Coding sequences within it:
- a CDS encoding chaplin, coding for MKNLKKAAAITLVAGGLAVAGAGVASADSGAHGAAVTSPGVGSGNLVQVPVHVPVNVSGNTVDVIGLLNPVFGNYAVNG
- a CDS encoding response regulator transcription factor translates to MADQVIRVLLVDDHQVVRRGLRTFLEVQGDIEVVGEAADGDEGVARAEELRPDVILMDVKMPGTDGIEALRLLHEAGNPARVLIVTSFTEQRTVVPALRAGAAGYVYKDVDPVALADAIRSVHAGHVLLQPEVAGALLAQDHHGTGTGRGNTLTEREREVLGLIADGRSNREIARALVLSEKTVKTHVSNILMKLDLADRTQAALWAVRNGAGG